From the genome of Anopheles merus strain MAF chromosome X, AmerM5.1, whole genome shotgun sequence, one region includes:
- the LOC121597750 gene encoding poly(ADP-ribose) glycohydrolase-like, with protein MEADTANDCQDGGMDGGGPAEASDCGCPLEAIYHHRADPYELAHFPPIERSDQHTVLYELPYQPDADRPPAPYAGPRPPLPCGVTLRLPMMARCMMRNADGSHAVESRWTVVGRALAKPIGSSRELADAIVQYNPEYRAGGQFGALHRLFEEQCDEAERAAFFGETLPRLVQLALRLLELFRTPVPLLLQWHNHAVSMTQEQAACLLANAFLCTFPAPRSGMEKSFPGTNFAPLFAGTSQSVVEKIKCLCHYFRRVCSPGGMPTGVLTYERRCLGKPAVPDWTAVDATFAAERAPLHVAADGTIEDQGTGLLQMVFANRFLGGGVIGHGCVQEEIRCVINPELLVGRLLFESLRETEAYFVLGTEQYCAYANYASAFAFDADHRDGTPRDASGRRRCYIVGLDALRVQPSMNQYEERAVRRELAKAYVGFSHVPEGQRPLPGIATGNWGCGAFGGHAPLKALLQMMVACVVGRPLLYFTCNEDGLQERLVRMYRFLTARKVSVPRLFRLLVRYGARPRSGPAVGANEPDDLYDYLYQRLEPSGAPDSGPGAPPTNPS; from the exons ATGGAGGCGGACACAGCCAATG ATTGCCAGGACGGCGGTATGGATGGTGGCGGGCCGGCCGAAGCGAGCGACTGTGGCTGCCCGCTGGAAGCGATCTACCACCACCGGGCCGATCCGTACGAGCTGGCCCACTTCCCGCCGATCGAGCGCTCGGACCAGCACACGGTGCTGTACGAGCTGCCGTACCAGCCGGACGCGGACAGACCGCCGGCGCCGTACGCCGGGCCCCGGCCGCCCCTGCCCTGCGGCGTCACGCTGCGCCTGCCGATGATGGCCCGGTGCATGATGCGCAACGCGGACGGTTCGCACGCGGTCGAGAGCCGGTGGACGGTGGTGGGCCGCGCGCTCGCCAAACCGATCGGCAGCTCGCGCGAGCTGGCGGACGCGATCGTCCAGTACAACCCGGAGTACCGGGCGGGCGGCCAGTTCGGCGCGCTGCACCGCCTGTTCGAGGAGCAGTGCGACGAGGCGGAGCGGGCCGCCTTCTTCGGCGAAACGTTGCCGCGCCTCGTCCAGCTCGCCCTCCGGCTGCTGGAGCTGTTCCGCACAcccgtgccgctgctgctgcagtggcACAACCATGCCGTCTCGATGACGCAGGAGCAGGCCGCCTGCCTGCTGGCGAACGCGTTCCTCTGCACCTTCCCGGCGCCCCGCTCGGGCATGGAGAAAAGCTTCCCCGGCACCAACTTTGCGCCGCTGTTCGCCGGCACCAGCCAGTCGGTGGTGGAGAAGATCAAGTGCCTGTGCCACTACTTCCGGCGCGTCTGCAGCCCCGGCGGCATGCCGACCGGCGTGCTGACGTACGAGCGGCGCTGCCTGGGGAAGCCGGCCGTGCCCGACTGGACCGCGGTCGACGCGACCTTTGCGGCCGAGCGGGCCCCGCTGCACGTGGCCGCGGACGGCACGATCGAGGACCAGGGCACCGGGCTGCTGCAGATGGTGTTCGCGAACCGGTTTCTCGGCGGCGGCGTCATCGGGCACGGCTGCGTGCAGGAGGAGATCCGGTGCGTCATCAACCCGGAGCTGCTCGTCGGCCGGCTGCTGTTCGAGTCGCTGCGCGAAACCGAGGCGTACTTCGTGCTCGGCACGGAGCAGTACTGCGCGTACGCGAACTACGCGTCCGCGTTCGCGTTCGACGCGGACCACCGGGACGGGACGCCGCGGGACGCGAGCGGCCGGCGGCGCTGCTACATCGTCGGGCTGGACGCGCTGCGCGTGCAGCCGTCGATGAACCAGTACGAGGAGCGGGCGGTGCGCCGCGAGCTCGCCAAAGCGTACGTCGGGTTCAGCCACGTGCCGGAGGGCCAGCGGCCCCTGCCCGGCATCGCCACCGGCAACTGGGGCTGCGGGGCGTTCGGGGGGCACGCGCCGCTCAAGGCGCTGCTGCAGATGATGGTGGCGTGCGTGGTCGGCCGCCCGCTGCTCTACTTCACCTGCAACGAGGACGGGCTGCAGGAGCGGCTGGTGCGCATGTACCGGTTTCTGACCGCGCGGAAGGTGTCCGTGCCGCGGCTGTTCCGGCTGCTGGTGCGGTACGGGGCGCGGCCGCGATCGGGACCGGCCGTGGGCGCGAACGAGCCGGACGATCTGTACGACTATCTGTACCAGCGGCTCGAACCGTCCGGCGCGCCCGACAGCGGGCCCGGTGCGCCACCCACAAATCCATCGTAA
- the LOC121594558 gene encoding extensin-like has product MNEQAMEKQYHEVAARAVLGYLYDHDMYMLAEQFCMDCPYLRADQGSFELGRIPVNVLQKPLQQVMKEFIAMQSQLLQLVNLCSTVVAFPHTDSTMVLVDHLINVLKSSGTGPVLDAVITTLPAYSAAWADSQSPPPSHPTPPPAAAGPPTALNTSGSMQDSTVSTFSVQSRLEPDLSMIPVDLSMVEAVAPDPQPTSAHKRPPVSVDQPVPVEQHPSPACGLAQQSNSPAVRSHPHQHGKPPPVTVTLQASQETELLATNPPQVAPVEASDENVPPATTTTTTTTAAGVMLADPPRSNATPLDNPIVPGTASSRSTSSRKRTHIRILDFGTPPYKRGSPSTGGYSSSAGRRPSPPPKAVTPTVRPRPVLKLPVTEEEQATPPAQPPPPAQPPPPAQPPSPVPPPPAEPSSPAPPPPPPPPSAQTEQPQPKKEIVQRRPNRPEERQRSKRAVASKPETEAIPPSKIPTPPAKVPAETKPAPSTSSCQATTSSAMVPPKPPKEASVPSSSTKTPRRATTTTTTTISQPPNQHHTKAKEVPVSVRPPSRSPPRSLLPPGSPGCPVDPLAVYPMTPRFLTRPLQPLCMLSPLLGPLDMSGVSQLKSGSHSKPSDINTPGYPITPGCATTPSPPPDSGPGVSYYEGGKPTAPPAPGAERTEVGAPGDDGEASDGEEAGQCCEPQLTLAAGSEEIRIVYQREGRRRLGTLRERDSEYEERLASRIEIDNGQRVFQIAISPIINLFENGTR; this is encoded by the exons ATGAATGAACAAGCGATGGAAAAACAGTACCACGAGGTAGCGGCCCGTGCGGTGTTGG GCTACCTCTACGACCACGACATGTACATGCTGGCGGAGCAGTTCTGCATGGACTGTCCGTACCTGCGGGCGGACCAGGGCTCCTTCGAGCTGGGCCGCATCCCGGTGAACGTGCTGCAGAAGCCCCTGCAGCAAGTGATGAAGGAATTTATCGCGATGCAATCGCAac TCCTGCAGCTGGTTAATCTGTGCAGCACCGTCGTTGCCTTTCCGCACACCGACTCCACGATGGTGCTGGTGGACCATCTGATCAATGTGCTGAAATCGTCCGGCACGGGCCCGGTGCTCGATGCGGTCATTACCACCCTGCCGGCCTACAGTGCCGCCTGGGCCGACAGTCAGTCACCGCCACCGTCGCACCCGACGCCACCGCCGGCAGCAGCGGGCCCGCCAACCGCGCTAAACACGTCCGGCTCGATGCAGGACAGCACCGTCTCCACCTTCTCGGTGCAGAGCCGGCTCGAGCCGGACCTCAGCATGATCCCGGTCGATCTGAGCATGGTCGAAGCGGTCGCACCGGACCCGCAGCCGACCAGCGCCCACAAGCGCCCGCCCGTGTCCGTCGATCAACCAGTGCCGGTGGAGCAGCACCCGTCACCCGCCTGCGGGCTAGCACAGCAATCAAACTCGCCCGCCGTCCGATCGCATCCCCATCAGCACGGCAAACCACCGCCGGTAACGGTTACGCTGCAAGCGTCCCAGGAAACCGAACTGCTCGCGACCAACCCGCCCCAGGTGGCGCCGGTCGAGGCGAGTGACGAAAACGTGCcgcccgccaccaccaccaccaccaccaccaccgccgccggtgTGATGCTGGCCGATCCACCCCGCTCCAATGCGACGCCGCTGGACAACCCGATCGTGCCCGGGACGGCCAGCTCGCGGTCCACCTCCAGCCGGAAGCGGACGCACATCCGCATACTGGACTTCGGCACGCCGCCGTACAAGCGCGGCAGCCCGTCGACCGGCGGATACAGCAGCTCGGCCGGTCGCCGCCCGTCACCCCCGCCGAAGGCCGTCACGCCCACCGTGCGTCCCAGGCCCGTGCTGAAGCTGCCGGTGACCGAGGAAGAGCAAGCGACGCCGCCTGCTCAGCCACCACCGCCTGCTcagccaccaccgccagctcAGCCACCATCACCTGTACCGCCGCCACCTGCCGAGCCATCAtcaccggcaccaccaccaccaccaccgccgccgtccGCCCAAACCGAACAACCGCAGCCAAAGAAAGAGATCGTCCAGCGGCGGCCGAACCGGCCCGAGGAGCGGCAGCGAAGCAAGCGGGCCGTCGCGAGCAAACCGGAGACGGAAGCGATACCGCCG AGTAAAATACCTACGCCTCCGGCCAAAGTACCCGCCGAGACGAAACCAGCCCCGAGCACCTCCTCCTGCCAGGCGACCACCAGCAGTGCGATGGTTCCACCGAAACCCCCCAAAGAGGCATCGGTACCGTCCAGCAGTACAAAAACGCCGAGAcgcgctaccaccaccaccaccaccaccatcagtcAGCCACCAAACCAGCATCACACCAAAGCAAAGGAGGTGCCTGTGAGTGTGCGGCCACCGTCCCGCTCACCGCCCCGCTCGCTGCTGCCGCCCGGGTCGCCCGGCTGCCCGGTCGATCCGCTGGCCGTCTACCCGATGACGCCCCGGTTTCTGACCCGGCCGCTCCAGCCGCTCTGCATGCTGTCGCCGCTGCTCGGCCCCCTCGACATGAGCGGCGTCAGCCAGCTCAAGTCGGGCAGCCACTCGAAACCGTCCGACATCAACACGCCCGGCTACCCGATCACGCCCGGGTGTGCGACCACGCCCTCGCCACCGCCGGACAGTGGCCCCGGTGTGTCGTACTACGAGGGCGGCAAACCCACGGCCCCGCCGGCACCCGGCGCCGAGCGGACCGAGGTGGGCGCACCGGGCGATGACGGGGAAGCGTCCGACGGGGAGGAGGCGGGCCAGTGCTGCGAGCCACAGCTGACGCTGGCGGCCGGCAGCGAGGAAATCAGGATCGTCTACCAGCGGGAGGGCAGACGCCGGCTCGGCACGTTGCGCGAGCGGGACAGCGAGTACGAGGAGCGGCTGGCGTCGCGCATCGAGATCGACAACGGGCAGCGGGTGTTCCAGATTGCCATCTCGCCCATCATTAATCTGTTCGAAAATGGCACCAGGTAG